One Tunturibacter gelidoferens genomic region harbors:
- a CDS encoding RraA family protein: MTSNKTSWIRPITGTVAAVFLCCTVLTLMQKVNADAQKTSAEYAADPAAMIDAYRHVEAASVSDAIEQLLHEKRYMSHRMQAVFPTKFAGAALTVKLTKQENHDPAALTGMLQAIDSGSAGSVYVMQVEDGADIAGMGGLMGTAMFARGFAGAVVDGGVRDLPQLKRIGFPVYSTGPVPSTSVSHYRFGGVNVPILCDGVAVAANDIVVADQDGVVVVPREHAADILVLAQKLDNSEHSMYPFIEKFHSITEAVRQFGRI; this comes from the coding sequence ATGACCTCGAACAAGACCAGTTGGATTCGTCCCATCACCGGTACGGTTGCGGCCGTTTTTCTTTGTTGTACGGTGCTTACCCTTATGCAGAAGGTGAACGCCGACGCGCAGAAGACCTCAGCAGAATATGCCGCAGACCCGGCGGCTATGATCGACGCGTATCGTCATGTCGAAGCTGCTTCTGTTTCCGACGCGATCGAACAGCTGCTGCATGAAAAGCGGTATATGTCGCATCGCATGCAGGCAGTGTTTCCCACGAAGTTTGCCGGTGCGGCGCTTACCGTCAAGCTGACTAAACAGGAGAACCACGACCCCGCAGCGTTGACCGGGATGCTTCAGGCGATCGACTCCGGCAGCGCTGGATCCGTGTATGTCATGCAGGTAGAAGACGGGGCAGATATCGCCGGCATGGGTGGACTTATGGGTACCGCTATGTTTGCCAGGGGGTTCGCCGGCGCGGTCGTCGATGGAGGGGTGCGCGATCTGCCGCAGCTCAAGCGCATCGGCTTTCCAGTCTATTCCACGGGACCGGTGCCCTCCACCTCGGTGAGTCATTATCGCTTCGGGGGAGTGAACGTTCCCATCCTTTGCGATGGCGTCGCGGTTGCTGCCAACGATATCGTTGTTGCTGATCAGGATGGCGTCGTGGTGGTGCCGCGTGAGCATGCCGCTGACATTCTTGTTCTCGCACAGAAGCTGGATAACAGCGAACACTCCATGTATCCCTTTATCGAAAAGTTTCACTCCATTACGGAGGCTGTCCGCCAATTTGGCAGAATCTAA
- a CDS encoding RidA family protein, with amino-acid sequence MEKQSRRGLLKNAAKAAVIATGGAALAGTTKAQVTGKLEKKSYPAKPASEPAQLFSSAVSYGNLLFLAGVGAHFQGTIEEHTKHVLDELDKNLTAAGSSMEKVLKVNVYLNDINDWAKMNTVYGGRWGKIPPVRTTIAPAGGIPGNSLVEIDLIAYI; translated from the coding sequence ATGGAAAAGCAGTCCAGAAGAGGCCTTCTCAAAAACGCTGCCAAAGCCGCCGTCATTGCAACAGGAGGCGCGGCTCTTGCGGGGACGACGAAGGCACAGGTGACCGGCAAGCTCGAGAAGAAATCCTATCCAGCCAAACCAGCTTCAGAACCAGCTCAGCTGTTCTCAAGCGCCGTTTCGTACGGCAACCTTCTCTTTCTTGCGGGAGTCGGAGCGCACTTTCAAGGAACAATTGAAGAACACACGAAACATGTCCTTGATGAACTTGATAAGAATCTGACTGCAGCGGGTTCTTCGATGGAGAAGGTCCTCAAAGTCAACGTGTATCTCAACGACATCAACGACTGGGCAAAGATGAACACCGTTTATGGGGGCCGCTGGGGCAAGATTCCTCCGGTACGTACTACGATTGCGCCCGCCGGCGGCATTCCGGGAAATTCGCTTGTAGAAATCGACCTCATTGCCTACATCTGA
- a CDS encoding response regulator, with translation MKQIRVLLIEDHFLARMALHSVLSGHSQIQIIGEASDGETGVEMYRSLRPDVVVLDLRLPRLSGFEVIDQIRKEYSSARIVVLSNYQGSEDIYRAVRSGAMAYLNKDASGEQLLNAIQNVDRGLRYLPHLALDRLAERTPVLELTPRESEVLAGITRGLSNREIAEDLHIAEKTVRIHVSSLLDKMGARDRTQATIYAFQRGLVHLN, from the coding sequence ATGAAACAGATTCGTGTGTTGCTGATCGAAGACCACTTTCTTGCGCGCATGGCGCTGCACTCGGTGCTCTCGGGTCATTCACAGATTCAGATTATTGGTGAAGCCAGCGACGGTGAGACAGGTGTTGAGATGTATCGAAGTCTGCGTCCGGATGTGGTGGTGCTCGATCTACGCTTGCCACGGCTCAGCGGCTTCGAGGTGATCGATCAAATTCGCAAAGAGTATTCTTCCGCTCGCATTGTTGTGCTTTCCAACTATCAGGGTAGCGAGGATATCTATCGTGCGGTGCGAAGCGGCGCGATGGCATATCTGAATAAAGATGCGAGTGGAGAGCAGCTTTTGAACGCTATCCAGAATGTGGATCGAGGATTAAGGTATCTTCCTCATCTCGCGCTCGACCGCCTGGCCGAGCGCACGCCGGTTCTGGAGTTGACGCCACGCGAGAGCGAGGTGCTCGCCGGAATTACGCGAGGACTTAGTAACCGGGAGATCGCGGAGGATCTTCATATCGCTGAGAAGACGGTGAGAATTCATGTCAGCTCACTGCTCGATAAGATGGGTGCACGCGACCGGACTCAGGCGACGATTTACGCCTTTCAGCGCGGACTTGTCCACCTGAACTGA
- a CDS encoding selenocysteine synthase has translation MLLLEALLTLSAQDSHLFTRRRFLGWSQAALAVLGAASILPSKSNALSTTSEAQSADDYYAKLGVEKIINAAGTYTYLTAAVMPPQVQHAVAQAALHPVVLKDLQKASGEYIAKRLRCEAALVSSGASAALTLATAACIANANGVAANLIPESVGGMKNEVIVQKAHRYEYDHAMLLCGVRIVEVTTVDEYRRAFSPKTIMTNFFNSAEGGEIDRRTWLEVAHQYNVPCHMDAAADMPPIENLWKYTGMGYDLVCFSGGKGIRGPQNAGLLLGKKHLIDLAMESNNPNSDAVGRGMKVAKEQIVGMVAAVDWLLEQNDETDQAEYARRADVIVREVKDIPTMKTEVFVPEIANHVPHLMLAYDPQVVGITPKQVQERLRAQRPRIELNPATGSSGRFGSHSNENTIVVGTWMLQPGEAEIVGRQLRVVLSHPNV, from the coding sequence ATGTTGCTACTGGAGGCTTTGTTGACGCTCTCTGCACAGGATTCACACCTTTTTACGCGAAGACGATTTCTTGGCTGGTCACAGGCCGCACTGGCAGTTCTGGGTGCGGCATCAATCCTGCCGTCGAAATCCAACGCTCTCTCAACCACTTCTGAGGCGCAATCTGCGGATGACTACTACGCAAAGCTCGGCGTCGAGAAGATCATCAACGCCGCCGGAACCTACACCTATCTCACTGCTGCAGTTATGCCTCCGCAGGTGCAGCACGCTGTCGCGCAGGCGGCTCTGCATCCCGTTGTGTTGAAAGATCTGCAAAAAGCCTCGGGAGAATATATTGCCAAGCGGCTTCGATGCGAAGCAGCTCTCGTGAGTTCCGGGGCTTCTGCGGCACTCACGCTTGCAACTGCAGCCTGCATCGCCAACGCGAACGGTGTTGCAGCTAACCTGATTCCGGAGAGTGTCGGCGGCATGAAGAATGAAGTGATCGTTCAGAAAGCGCATCGCTATGAGTACGACCACGCGATGCTGCTCTGTGGAGTGCGCATCGTCGAGGTTACAACGGTGGACGAGTACAGGCGTGCATTCTCTCCAAAGACGATCATGACGAACTTCTTCAATTCAGCCGAAGGGGGTGAGATCGATCGCCGGACCTGGCTTGAGGTTGCGCATCAATATAACGTGCCTTGCCATATGGATGCTGCAGCAGATATGCCTCCGATTGAGAATCTGTGGAAGTACACGGGCATGGGCTATGACCTTGTCTGTTTCTCCGGCGGGAAGGGAATACGCGGTCCACAAAATGCTGGGCTGCTACTCGGCAAAAAGCATCTTATCGATTTGGCAATGGAGAGCAACAACCCAAACTCAGACGCTGTGGGCCGCGGCATGAAGGTTGCCAAGGAGCAGATCGTCGGCATGGTCGCTGCGGTGGACTGGCTGCTTGAGCAGAACGACGAGACGGACCAGGCCGAGTATGCGCGCCGTGCCGATGTGATCGTTCGCGAGGTGAAGGACATTCCCACAATGAAGACGGAGGTCTTCGTGCCTGAAATCGCCAACCATGTGCCGCATCTGATGCTCGCGTACGATCCGCAGGTTGTTGGCATCACGCCAAAGCAGGTCCAGGAGCGGCTTCGCGCACAGCGTCCTCGGATTGAACTCAATCCTGCGACCGGTTCATCTGGCCGTTTTGGCTCTCACTCCAACGAAAACACTATCGTCGTCGGAACCTGGATGCTGCAGCCTGGTGAGGCCGAGATTGTTGGCCGCCAGCTTCGTGTAGTCCTCTCTCACCCAAACGTCTGA
- a CDS encoding TonB-dependent receptor: MNKVLLRICLMCLLGASGASAQIANNTALVGTVVDASGSSVAGAQVTATEEATQLKYTATTNSQGYYSITFIKSGVYDLSVEKGGFKKEQTVGVPVSVDLAVRTDFDLKIGSTTETVTITASTAPLSTDDANLGETFSTKQVEDLPVQGHNALEVAALASNVTIGSKTSYSGNPPGVDFIGAGQRETQNDLTLDGVSIMNNLGNVTPARPGTDMISEVQMQSGNYPAQYGAYLGVHINLVSKVGTNDFHGVVYDYVKNTALNAHNFLDSPTQKKAPLNYNQYGFTLGGPVWIPKLYNGRNKTFFFGSYEKLNQKAQSAGTSTVMTAAHEGGDFSALGTLNPNGSCTGICLKDPYNNNAYYPNNQIPVSELSTPAALIAKKYEAYVPLPNAAGINNNLNNVYFPNNLFIAQTLERVDENIGERVRIFVRYHWQNLTYANGNQVPVAGGYGPGNSRNLAVGYSHVITPRLVNDFHFGINKFLTDSLNYWYVNNLKGAGTSLGIPGFNYDTTTGNLGIPNVQLTSASGMNIGNNGTNWFQDDRTLDGYDQVSYTRGKHNIMAGIELRKLTLGRAATNESLGLFTFNGTLTGDSRADFALGLAATDQTPVSTIKGSVAEWRDGFFVLDNWQATSKLTINYGLRYDLPTVPYSLNGYARLLNPTETALIPPTSALTPNTFTPTPGFKLASATHDNWGPRLGIAYRATDKTVIRGGVGFYYNANQLNSFTLLSSNYPLGAFIGYSTTAANLLSFTNPTPGAGSASPIAGTPGTFQSAVQYDPKNKTQRSYQWNVSVGQELWRGAAFELQYLGSHSLHLDISDYRNLPTNPSGNGIASYATKPTLNSLRPNPLFGSIRDLNNIAYSHYNGLTTIFRQRLLYGLSGQASYTWSHDLDIGSDSNGGGTASQPFNIKADYGNSNWDIRHRFVGVLTYDLPSFKGRNRWVRETLGGWQLNDIVNLQTGMPFNVVLGYNSAGFDQGTTRPSFVHQASAHCSLHNYITGNKTSCIDATAYTLPVAPQTLNSSGAIVAYNYAFGNTSRNTLHGPGFSYDNLSLFKDFGLRERMKIQLRAEALNVFNHPSAANPNSSNGSGNPTLNAASQSSTAVSTSGFGQVIGVQTLPGELSGARSLQLAGKFIF, translated from the coding sequence GTGAACAAAGTTCTTCTACGAATTTGTTTGATGTGTCTTCTTGGTGCTTCGGGCGCATCCGCGCAGATCGCTAACAACACAGCTCTGGTGGGGACGGTCGTTGATGCGAGCGGAAGCTCAGTAGCGGGTGCTCAGGTTACCGCCACAGAAGAGGCCACGCAGCTGAAGTACACGGCGACCACCAACTCACAGGGCTACTACTCCATTACCTTCATCAAGAGCGGCGTCTATGATCTGTCCGTCGAAAAGGGTGGATTCAAGAAGGAACAGACGGTGGGTGTTCCCGTATCGGTCGACCTCGCAGTGCGTACGGACTTTGATCTGAAGATCGGGTCCACAACGGAGACCGTTACCATCACCGCCAGTACGGCTCCGCTCTCCACCGACGACGCAAACCTCGGAGAGACGTTTTCGACCAAACAGGTTGAGGATCTTCCGGTTCAGGGGCACAATGCGCTCGAGGTGGCTGCGCTCGCCTCGAACGTCACGATTGGATCGAAGACCAGCTACAGTGGAAACCCTCCCGGCGTCGACTTTATTGGAGCGGGACAACGTGAGACGCAGAACGATCTGACTCTCGATGGCGTCTCGATCATGAACAACTTGGGGAACGTCACTCCCGCGCGGCCCGGCACGGATATGATCTCCGAGGTTCAGATGCAGAGCGGAAACTATCCTGCACAGTATGGCGCCTACCTCGGCGTGCACATCAATCTCGTCAGCAAGGTTGGTACTAACGACTTTCATGGTGTGGTCTACGACTATGTTAAAAATACGGCTCTGAACGCGCACAATTTCCTTGATTCTCCTACGCAGAAGAAGGCGCCTCTGAACTACAACCAATATGGGTTTACCTTGGGTGGGCCTGTCTGGATTCCGAAGCTTTACAACGGCCGCAATAAGACCTTCTTTTTTGGTTCCTACGAGAAGCTAAATCAAAAAGCACAGAGCGCTGGTACTTCTACTGTTATGACAGCAGCCCATGAAGGCGGGGACTTCTCGGCTTTAGGCACCCTGAATCCTAACGGCAGTTGTACGGGCATCTGTCTTAAAGACCCCTATAACAATAATGCTTACTACCCGAACAATCAGATTCCGGTCAGCGAACTGTCGACTCCTGCAGCGTTGATCGCAAAAAAATACGAGGCTTATGTGCCGCTGCCGAACGCCGCTGGGATAAACAACAACCTCAACAATGTCTACTTCCCGAACAACCTGTTTATCGCGCAGACGCTGGAGCGCGTCGATGAGAACATCGGAGAGCGGGTGCGGATCTTCGTGCGCTACCACTGGCAGAACCTAACCTATGCCAATGGAAATCAAGTTCCAGTAGCCGGCGGATACGGGCCTGGCAATAGCCGAAATCTGGCTGTCGGATACTCCCACGTCATTACACCTCGACTCGTCAACGACTTTCACTTCGGCATCAACAAGTTTCTGACCGACTCTCTGAACTACTGGTACGTGAACAACCTTAAGGGAGCAGGCACCTCTCTCGGTATCCCCGGATTCAACTACGACACCACAACGGGAAACCTTGGAATCCCCAATGTTCAGCTGACTAGCGCAAGCGGTATGAACATTGGAAACAATGGAACGAACTGGTTTCAGGATGACCGTACGCTCGACGGATATGACCAAGTCAGCTACACCCGCGGCAAGCACAACATTATGGCTGGTATAGAACTTCGGAAGCTGACCTTAGGCCGCGCTGCAACCAACGAATCCCTCGGCTTATTTACCTTCAATGGAACACTGACGGGTGACAGCCGGGCCGACTTTGCGCTGGGCCTGGCGGCGACTGATCAGACGCCTGTAAGTACTATCAAGGGTTCGGTGGCCGAATGGCGCGACGGATTTTTCGTCCTGGACAACTGGCAGGCTACCTCGAAGCTGACCATAAACTATGGCCTGCGTTACGATCTGCCGACCGTCCCTTACAGTCTGAACGGCTACGCACGTTTGCTGAACCCAACGGAGACCGCGCTGATTCCGCCAACGAGTGCGCTGACTCCGAATACCTTCACTCCTACTCCGGGATTCAAACTCGCAAGCGCAACCCACGACAACTGGGGACCGCGTCTGGGAATCGCATATCGCGCGACCGACAAGACTGTGATTAGAGGGGGAGTGGGTTTCTACTACAACGCCAACCAGCTCAACAGCTTTACCTTGCTCAGCAGCAACTACCCGCTGGGAGCCTTCATTGGATACAGCACGACAGCAGCAAATCTTCTGTCCTTCACAAATCCAACTCCTGGGGCGGGCAGTGCTTCTCCAATTGCCGGTACTCCTGGCACCTTTCAGAGCGCAGTTCAGTATGATCCGAAGAACAAAACGCAGCGCAGTTATCAGTGGAACGTCAGCGTTGGGCAGGAGTTATGGAGGGGGGCGGCTTTTGAGCTTCAGTATCTGGGGTCTCACTCTCTGCATTTGGATATCAGCGACTACAGAAATCTGCCCACGAATCCTAGTGGAAACGGGATTGCATCGTATGCGACTAAGCCCACGCTCAACTCTTTGCGGCCAAACCCGCTCTTTGGTTCGATACGCGATCTTAACAACATCGCCTACTCCCACTACAACGGTTTGACCACAATCTTCCGTCAGCGGCTCTTGTATGGTCTATCGGGACAGGCGAGCTATACATGGTCTCACGACCTGGACATTGGCTCAGACTCGAACGGTGGCGGAACAGCGTCGCAGCCATTCAACATCAAAGCCGACTATGGCAACTCCAACTGGGATATCCGTCATCGCTTCGTCGGCGTATTGACTTACGATCTGCCGTCCTTCAAAGGAAGAAACCGCTGGGTCCGGGAGACGCTTGGCGGCTGGCAGCTCAATGACATCGTCAATCTGCAGACGGGCATGCCCTTCAATGTGGTGCTGGGCTATAACAGCGCGGGGTTCGATCAAGGTACGACGCGGCCGAGTTTTGTCCATCAGGCCAGTGCTCACTGCAGTCTGCACAATTACATTACGGGCAACAAAACGTCGTGCATCGATGCAACAGCTTACACGCTTCCTGTAGCTCCACAAACGCTGAATTCCTCCGGAGCCATCGTTGCTTACAACTACGCGTTCGGAAACACCTCAAGAAATACCCTTCATGGACCTGGCTTCTCGTATGACAATCTGTCGCTCTTCAAAGATTTCGGGCTGCGTGAGCGGATGAAGATTCAGCTTCGTGCAGAGGCTCTGAACGTGTTCAACCACCCGAGTGCGGCGAATCCGAACTCTTCCAACGGAAGCGGGAATCCGACGCTCAACGCTGCGTCTCAATCGAGTACTGCCGTGAGTACTAGTGGATTCGGTCAAGTTATCGGGGTCCAGACACTTCCCGGTGAGTTGAGTGGAGCTCGTTCGCTGCAACTAGCAGGTAAGTTCATCTTTTAG
- a CDS encoding sensor histidine kinase, translating into MAQTSSPLRLSEYQKQDWQIEDGLPDNNVRMIAQRPDGLLLLATGSGLATFDGQHFHSLPIVVGGLADNEAINAVLPEGNDDLWIGTDGSGILHRTASGTVAISEQAGFHNERIRTFYRDAQGVLWIATQNGIERFVSNHLEAVAGAGMISGDITTPFAEDGHGGMFFITSSGLYHWQGGKVQRYRVGTSASDTEVAVYRDAAQRIWVGTMTHLMQLVPRKCALCGEAPAFDPVVRATLASPITTLLGDATAGNLWMGTRHDGVWRFGADGLSHWGSRNGLSDDAIRTLFMDDEQNLWVGMLTGGLSRWHKGALAPFGEPEGFHASYAANVFADSRGDLWFGTWGNGLFRRHNGQLIPSTPPGMPITTAIRALAEDQKGRMWIGTWFNGIYSYDGHSYRHYLLGNESPGNAVSSILADSHGGLWVGTYTGVLYFPQGQPDRQNRRQFVETKLITCLIEDRDGSILVGTSSGLYRVRDGTVSAVSGLPHPYVLSLVLDSGGYLWAGTKAGGIVAIRQDHAVALPGNVNAPTQPVSTATEDQDGHLWLGTYRGIVRLTVAELHAVIEGRQHPLSVVILGKADGMRSSECGGPSKPSSTLQPDGTLWFATTKSFVHTTDVAERLGTISPAATITGWTLSSDPDAADTDTRTGDSRIELEAGQPDILFFFNAKLLSNPAHVEYRYRLAGYDAEWTNTRAHAARYRRLPPGTYRFEVQARAGGEDWTSRVSSVEVKQRPYFYQTWYFAAGLCLVVLALATQLFRRRLQLMKGRIGIVLEERNRISRECHDTLMAGFAAISWQLEATSKLFRDSDLSSTPAAQSCELARSMVSHCQAEARRIIWDLRDADEMTNLLSRALSRVLEANPLQENFKTTFEIEGEEQPLAPGCVHHLVCIGQEAVSNAIRHANPSRILILLRYEADSLSLSIYDDGHGFQGSEENSSRRGHFGIPVMEERARKIGGTFRLQTSAEAGTEVTVKVSFNAAQQSLRQEHHVIRWIGI; encoded by the coding sequence ATGGCGCAGACATCCTCTCCGCTCAGGCTTTCCGAGTATCAGAAGCAGGACTGGCAGATAGAGGATGGACTACCTGACAATAATGTCCGAATGATTGCTCAACGGCCGGATGGACTACTCTTGCTTGCTACCGGATCGGGGCTCGCCACCTTCGACGGACAGCACTTTCACAGTCTTCCCATCGTGGTCGGTGGCCTCGCCGACAATGAAGCTATCAATGCGGTGCTTCCCGAGGGCAACGACGATCTCTGGATTGGAACGGACGGCAGCGGGATACTGCACCGTACAGCATCCGGAACTGTTGCGATCAGCGAACAGGCCGGATTTCATAATGAACGCATTCGAACGTTTTATCGGGATGCACAAGGGGTGCTATGGATCGCTACTCAGAACGGGATCGAGCGATTCGTTAGCAATCACCTCGAGGCGGTTGCGGGTGCCGGAATGATCTCCGGCGATATCACGACGCCCTTCGCCGAGGATGGCCATGGAGGGATGTTCTTCATTACGTCTTCGGGGCTTTATCACTGGCAAGGCGGTAAGGTCCAACGCTATCGGGTTGGAACGTCGGCGTCTGATACTGAGGTCGCGGTGTATCGCGATGCGGCACAGCGGATCTGGGTGGGAACGATGACTCACCTGATGCAACTTGTTCCACGCAAGTGCGCATTATGCGGCGAGGCGCCTGCATTTGATCCCGTGGTGCGTGCAACCCTCGCAAGTCCGATCACTACCCTGCTCGGCGACGCCACCGCCGGGAATCTCTGGATGGGAACCCGCCACGATGGTGTGTGGCGTTTTGGTGCAGACGGCCTCTCGCATTGGGGCTCGCGCAATGGACTATCCGATGACGCCATCCGAACTCTGTTTATGGATGACGAACAGAACCTTTGGGTCGGGATGCTCACCGGCGGCCTGAGCCGATGGCACAAAGGAGCACTCGCGCCGTTTGGAGAGCCTGAGGGTTTCCACGCCTCCTACGCCGCCAACGTGTTTGCCGACAGCCGCGGCGATTTATGGTTTGGCACATGGGGAAATGGTTTATTTCGGCGGCACAACGGCCAGCTTATTCCTTCTACTCCTCCAGGCATGCCGATCACTACGGCGATCCGAGCGCTTGCCGAAGACCAGAAGGGGCGAATGTGGATAGGAACGTGGTTCAACGGAATTTACAGCTACGACGGCCACTCGTATCGTCACTATCTGCTTGGCAACGAGTCGCCAGGCAATGCTGTCAGCTCTATTCTTGCGGACAGTCACGGAGGGCTGTGGGTAGGGACTTACACAGGGGTTTTGTACTTTCCGCAGGGACAGCCGGATCGACAAAATCGTAGGCAGTTCGTCGAGACGAAGCTGATTACATGCCTGATCGAGGATCGGGACGGCTCCATTCTCGTTGGGACGAGTAGTGGCCTCTACCGTGTTCGAGACGGAACGGTATCGGCGGTCTCCGGCCTTCCTCATCCGTATGTGCTCTCGCTCGTGCTCGATAGCGGAGGGTATCTCTGGGCGGGCACCAAGGCGGGCGGAATCGTTGCGATTAGACAGGATCATGCGGTTGCGCTGCCTGGCAACGTCAACGCGCCCACGCAACCGGTAAGCACGGCGACGGAGGATCAGGACGGCCACCTGTGGCTTGGTACCTATCGAGGAATTGTGCGCCTCACCGTAGCTGAGCTGCATGCTGTGATCGAGGGACGACAGCATCCGTTATCAGTTGTGATACTGGGGAAGGCCGATGGGATGCGGTCCTCAGAGTGTGGTGGGCCTTCGAAGCCGTCTTCTACGCTTCAGCCTGATGGTACTCTCTGGTTTGCGACGACCAAGAGCTTTGTGCATACAACGGATGTGGCGGAGAGGCTAGGCACGATAAGTCCGGCCGCGACAATCACGGGCTGGACACTGTCGAGCGATCCCGACGCCGCTGATACCGATACGAGGACGGGCGATTCGCGGATCGAATTGGAAGCGGGGCAGCCCGACATTCTGTTCTTCTTCAACGCGAAGCTGCTCTCCAATCCGGCGCATGTGGAGTATCGCTATCGTCTCGCTGGGTATGACGCGGAGTGGACGAATACTCGCGCTCATGCTGCCCGCTACCGCCGCCTGCCGCCGGGGACCTATAGGTTTGAGGTGCAGGCCCGGGCCGGCGGAGAAGACTGGACCTCTCGGGTGAGCTCGGTTGAGGTGAAACAGCGGCCTTATTTCTACCAGACCTGGTACTTCGCTGCTGGCCTTTGCCTTGTCGTTCTTGCTCTTGCGACGCAATTGTTTCGACGTCGTCTCCAGTTGATGAAAGGGCGGATCGGTATCGTACTGGAAGAGCGGAATCGCATCTCCCGCGAGTGCCACGACACGTTGATGGCTGGGTTTGCCGCGATCTCATGGCAGCTGGAGGCCACGTCGAAGTTATTTCGGGACAGCGATTTGAGTTCTACTCCTGCCGCTCAGTCGTGTGAACTGGCTCGAAGCATGGTCTCTCACTGCCAGGCGGAGGCGCGGCGAATCATCTGGGATCTGCGGGATGCAGACGAGATGACCAATCTGTTGTCACGAGCGCTCAGTCGCGTCCTTGAAGCTAATCCCTTACAGGAGAACTTCAAGACGACTTTTGAGATTGAAGGTGAGGAGCAGCCGCTTGCTCCGGGCTGCGTCCATCATCTGGTTTGTATTGGTCAGGAGGCGGTCTCGAATGCGATTCGTCACGCCAACCCTTCACGGATTCTCATTCTGCTGAGGTATGAAGCAGATTCGCTAAGCCTCTCTATCTATGATGACGGACACGGTTTTCAAGGCTCGGAGGAGAACAGCTCGCGCCGCGGCCACTTCGGCATTCCCGTGATGGAGGAGCGAGCGCGCAAGATCGGCGGCACGTTCCGGCTGCAGACCTCAGCCGAGGCCGGTACTGAGGTGACGGTGAAGGTGTCCTTCAACGCAGCACAGCAATCGCTAAGGCAGGAGCATCATGTTATACGTTGGATAGGGATATGA